CCTTTTGGTAGAGTGTGAGACAAAACTCAATCCTGTGCGCCACCGAGGATTAAAAGGCTTTAAAggatttatattttaatttgggCACGAAACGGATCTATTCATCACACATAATGCTTCTGGTCCTCCTCTATTAGTTCAGGGTCAGCAGAGATATAATCCCTTtttgatccatccatccactttAACATCTCACTTTCCATTTTCCAATCATGGAACTATCACAAAATCTGAGACACAATCTTCTGTCGGTCCTcgctgtcctctctgtctgcctcgcTTCTTAAACGGAGCCAACTCTGTAACTGCGCACTCTCTAATCAGTCTCAACGGGACTTCAAGCTctgagaaaagcaaagaaaaaaaacgaggaCTGACTTTAAAGCATCGCAGGAACTTAAAAGTGACTGCTGCAAATGTGAAACTTGTAAGATAAGGCTTTTGTGCTTTCATTCTACCAGAGAAAAGGCGGCGGACAACCAGTAGAGAAGAGATGAAGGAGAGCTGACGAGAACACTGAGAGGTCTGCCGCTGGAGGGCgcacaacaaagacaaatctGAATGTTTGTTCCAAAAAATCAttctacatgttttttctttagtgTTTGACTTTtgtcgtgtgtctgtgtgtgtgcgcgtattATTTTGAACTGAGAGGAGAAAACTGTTTTCTCATTTAAACATacgttttgtttgtctttatcaGTTTTCAGTAGCATGAAAGTAGTAGACAACAATTTATTCTTATATTGTGTAAAATGAACAGAGTTGATTATCTTACAAGCCATCACTTCTGATAAAATGAAACGATGTGTCACTAAGTGTCTAAAACAGCGGTTCCCAACCTTTTTTCGCCAACTATTTTCACGTCAGACATTATTTCACGGACCGGCAATGGGGGGGGGGCTACgtagaaaacaaaataaaattatataatGAGAATAATAACAAACCCAAAGTGCATAAAAATGTCACTCAGTAATAATGCAGAATCAGTGGGAGCCCTAAGCTTGTTCCTCGGCAATGAGACAGTCCCACCCGATGGGAGACAGTGCCACCCGCAGTGTGTTCCTTATGTCCAGTGTGCTCCGTAACTTTGTCTTGGTTGCTATGAGAGCAGAACAAAGATAGGAaccagtgttttctttgcttttgtggTGATCTCTGGATACTCTGCCTTGATTTGAATCCAAAACGCCGGCAGATTTGCGGTTGACTCAGACACACTTTTAAGGCCACCGTCGTTTGCAATCTCCAGTAGTTGATCCTCTTCTGGCGAGGACATGCTCAGGCCACAAAGATCTTCATAGAACTTTTTTACATGTCCGCTTAAACTCTTAATTAGCTGCATGTGTGAACGTGTGCGTGTGAAAGGTCAGTCTACATTTGTTCAGTGTCTGAACCCATCGTCTGTCAACTCTGGGGGCAACAGTTACAGTTAGATTAGCGGCTTGAGATAACAATATGCTAAGAAAATGACACAGTACCGTCATCAGATTGTGACGATATCTACCAACCTACCATGTGGGTAGTTTTCCTGTAATGTTCAGTATGAGTACATGCCTGCCTGTTCTCAGCTGTCCCCTACATCACACACCCCTGGTAGTCCCGCTGTGCAACCAGAGGGAGGTCAAGTTCCTCcagttaaaagtaaaaacaacctGTAACCAAATAGTACTGTGGACTATATATCGTGATGATGATTGCATTCATATAAAGATATGTGTTCATTGACTTAAACATTGTAAGACATGTGATAGACTCATGCACAGTGTACCCCTTCTCTTGCCCAATGTATGCTGGGTATAGAAAACAGATGGGTGGAGGTTCCCTAGTTGCTGGTGAGGGTTTGATCCTATAACCTGTTGCATCAGATGGTTTGATACAGAGACCTGGAAATGAGCAGATCATAAGTAGTTTAGCTGGCTGGTAAATCAAACTTTACTCACTTACTTACTTACAATGACATCAACTCCCCACTTCTTACAGAACTGATGCTATAGCATCCACGCTAACATCATGAGGAGCTGCCATTATTGTTTTCAAAGTTAGACCCCCTTCTCTCGCTGGTCATCATGTCTAAAGCACTCCTGTAGCTGCTAGTGGTTCCTCATTGGATGCTGATTGTCcgcctgctgtgttttcacagtgcaCAGCTTGAAGCCTGGCAGGATGGATTCGAAAGATCACGTGATCGTGCGATCTGGCGAATCCAGCTGCCTCGAAATGTTGCTGATCCCAAGCTCCCCCATTGCATGTGCCCTGTACATAGAATACCCTTGGATGTGTTTGAAAACCTGGACTGTGGACACCCCAGCAGCTTCACTTGGCACTGATTGCGAACACTGATGACAGTGTTGACACCCTGGCTCTAGTAGTGTCGGCTGTAAACATATGTCAGACTGTGAGTGTACCTCCGTTTCTGCCTTGTCATTAGTTGAACGcgtctgttcttcttcttctccttcagccTTCCTGAAGCCAACGCCACGACACCATCCGACTCGAGGGGTGTGGAGGCAGGAAAAGGCAAAGAATGCGTTGCAAAAGAAGAGGAGCTTTACTCCCAGTACTTCTCTTTCTGACTggcaaaccccccccccccccaattctttaaaaaaaaaatgaagtgatgGGACAGAGAGCTAAAGTTGGACAGCACGTCTCGAAAATCATTCGGACGGCATTAATTAACATCCGCTGCTTATCACAGCATTCCACCAGTCATGTGCAGGACTGAGATTCCAGTGTGATTGCAACCTTAGGGCTTCCATACATGATGAGCACGATGAGTGGTGTGGCACCAGGAGGtgaggtgaacacacacacacacacacacacacacgttggcCGACAGTCATTTATCTCTTCATTGATACTATCTGCAGCTGTGCTAAGCGCGACATTTGTATGAGCTCTAAAACTGTGGTAGCGGGCGGTAAATGTTAGCCATGACACTGAGGTATTGGAGAGCTTCACTTTGAATACGATGATGTGTACTTAGAGTAAtcttcaagttttttttgtttttttttttaaagtcagcaGGCATTGATGGAAATATTGGCAATTCTCTGTTGTAACATGATCATAGATCAATCCTATCAGTCCTTCGGGTTTCACGACAGTCGTTCATCTGATCCTCTTCACACTCGGCAGGTGTGTTGCTTAGGACCCATGGAGGTGCAGTGTCGAGTGCGAGGTGGTTTGAATGAGCAGTTCTCGCGAAAGCCACTTGTACCAGAGTCCAAACAGCGGACCTGTTCTGAAGAGACATTGCACTACTGTCAGAAACACTGCATATGACATATTACAACTTAGTCTGCCGACATGCCgatcctgcttttgattttgacTATCACAACTGAAAGCACATTTCACTGGATTTTTGAATCGTTACACTTCATGTAAGTTTTTTTCCCGGATCTCAACAATTAATTTGAATATAATCATGTGTCAAAACCAATAGAAATGCTGGCCAAAACTCCCCCTAAAACACTAATGTCCCTCCTAATGTCTTTGAAGCTCATACAAAGAAGTcacaaacagtgttgcagtgagTGTAAGGTGTGAGCACCAGTAATTAACTGTAGATTAAgagtaaactttttttttttttttttcaaacatcaacatgtgtCTTACAAGCTGTCATTTGACTAGAAGTGCTTTGAAAGTTCAGCCAGGACAAAGTGAATTTTTGCCTTGATATTCGCCTTTAGTCTTTTCATGCTGTGACCCATCAGCAGTGTAAATACACGCATTCAGTCACGTATGTGAGGAACAAGGACAGAGCTCGCCGCTGATTCTGGCCTCTACAGTCCGACAAACTACAGTACACCACAGTATTGacaccagcaaaaaaaacaaaccgaACTTTAGCTTGCTGTCCCGGAGCTTGGgctgtgtacatacagtatatgattGAAAGTCACGTTCAGATCTCTGAGCTAGTTGAGGGGTGCTTGATTTTCCATTCGAGCCGTCCCAGGAAAGGGAACATCAAGAAACAGCGAATCAAGCACCCCTCgtatttttattattccagTATTTATAATGTAACAAGCTACTGTTTTTCTACGGTCTGTTTGTGACGCAGAGACGCACGGAGAGGAGTTCCGTCAGCCACATGGAGTTGATCGGCTCCAAGAAACTCTTTTATTGCCAAGGAGTATTTAGTCACAACACTTCATCACAAGTTAGGAGTTCATGTCGCTGACTCGAACTCCTCTGCTGCACGTCTCTGCCTGTGGGCCAGGCCATAGAGcatgtgaaaacagaaacactatCATaatgctgctgtcactcacttGAAATCCTCATATCTCCTGGTTTTTGGTgtactgtctgttttttaactTGAATTGAAAGTTTACATCGTTCTTGTACTGCGTAACTCTCATGACCTGAAGGTCCATTCAGTAACCTGTAAAGTTTCCAAACTGCATGGTCATCATCAGCCTGACGGAGGCGCCGTTTCTTACTTTTTGAAaaagcggagagagagaggtgggaggtTTGACAGTTTACTTTCTGTCTCACTTTACACCAGCGGGGTCCAGTCAACAACAATACAGACATGTTATCAAGCTACAGCTCCAATCACTGCTTGTcttccattaaaaacaaaaaagaaaaaaatcaactgagGCCTCAAAGGTTCAGGAAATGTTTCAAGTCTAATTGTTAGCATGAATGGATCCTACAGTATACTAATGCACACCAATACAATCCAACCACGAGAAAGTGAATCAACCTCTCtcagagaaaatgactgaagtaCCTTGTAAGTGGTAAACCATACTAAAAAGACCTACTGAATCTAGAAAATATATTACAGATTTTTGTTCCACGTTTTagcaattttattttaaaaattaaatagtACCACATTTTGGAAATGAATATCTTTGCCCCCTTACCCAGAGCCACATGAGCGCAGCCATCAAGGCATTCGTCATGTGggcatttgttttaatgcaatCTAGGTTGGAAAAACAACTCGGCTGTGGGTAAGGTGGCAATCCTGCATATTTTTTCCAAATACAACACTAACTGTTTTGTCAGAGTCAAAAATGAAACACCTCCTGGAACCAGGCTGAGACAGGATGTGTGTCAGGTGTCGTGTGGGATGGACGGTCACAGGTGgctgtcaaataaaacatctgccAACAGAGCAATTTCCACTTCATCgtttgttaacagtcaaatGACTAATAACTGAAGTTTAATAATGATGTTTATTATAAGTGTAACTTAAGttattgtaataaaaaaaaagccttaaagGCAAACTTCTATTGTGGCATTCTAATGTCTAACTCTTATAATATATATGACATTGATGCTTTAGTTATATGGAATGTCATCAAAGCcaatacagtatgtgtaaaggtttatctgttgtttttgacGTGTAATATGACAAACCCCAGCAAAAAAGAGCTGACCAATAGAAACAGAGGAAGGCCTCCTCTGTGGGATTATAGCCCCGAACACTGAACCCCAGTTGGTTCATTCCTCCATGCACACTGTGAAGATTATATTTATTCAGACAACTTTGTTAAATATTGACATTTGATGCAGAagtctttgatttttttttgattaataatacatttttttctcacaatcACGTCCAATTTTACTGCcactctttatttctctcaagTTTCATTCTGCCGGATTTTGAGCCCCACCACACAAAAACTGCCACCGAAACTAAGAAGCAGCCAGTCTGGTGCCGTCCGACCAGGCAGCCATTGTTCGCGGTAATATATTGATGGTTTAAAAATCTACTTGCCGACACTTTAGAGTtctgtgttcactgtgatgGATTCAGTCTTAACACTGGAAGCAGCAGTCGGGAGGTGGCTCTTGTGGTGCTTTCTGTCACATGACCTTCATCAGCAGAGTCTGCCAAGCTGCCATGGAATTGAAGATGTTGAgatttctcatttttctgtgcaCTTTAAGGACACCTTGTCACTGTTGACAGCCACAGCCTTACCATGTAGTCCATTTAGTAGCTGTTCCAGAGCTTATATCATCATGTCCCATGATCTCTTTCAGCTGGAGTTTGCTAACTTGATAACAGCACAGCAAACTCCTTCTGTTGGCAAAGATCCAGAACAGCAACTAAACGGACACTGGTTGAGACTGTTTGGTACTGATTGAATGAGCATGTAAAAACACTGGTATGGCCCATTAattgtaaatgaaaaatatatgtttatagaGTACTAGAGAGGGTTCTTTCTGGCCCACAGCGAATATAGCATTGCCCTGGTGCCACTGACAAAATGCCTATTGGATTTTTCCATCGGATTTTGGATTACTacagaaaataagctctgtgatTGGATACTGCCCCGAACCATCCCCATACGCCAAGCTGAGAACATGGGAGAGCCCGGCCTAGGCAGCGCATCATACCTCCAGCTTTCAATTCcagtcactgaaaacaaaagcagggtCAGAGATTACTGACCAATCCCGGTCTTGCACTCAAATCCAACTGCTGCCATTTGCTCTCTGAGATTAATTTACGTCCATAGCCGAAATAGTATGGAGTTGGTGGGTCTTGCACTCTGACCAGACTTGGATCATGTGATCCTACATCAGCACCTCCAGACGAGTTTACATAAATCTCTTACTGAGCGTTGTGGCCAAAAACTTTCCCCCAAGTTTTGTTCATACCGATGAGCTCTCAGCTTCAGACCATCACTTCCCTGAACCCAAAGGAAGAGATGTTCATGGTGTACCACTGCCGGGGCATTGGCACCATATTGAAGTCAGGGACCCAGTTTAACAGAGTAATGAAACCCCTTTGACAGACGTGAGTCCTGCAGGCCTCAGCCAGTCTCCAGGTGAGCAACCTGGAGAAGACTTGCAACACAATTAGGCCTCCGGTGACTGATATATCCAATAGCTTCCACTCATCGTTTTCCTTAGTGATTAAGGTGGTTCTGCTCCACTTCAGGTACTTGGGCAGCTTGCCACAAAGTACCATAGCACTGAACAGATCCACAAGCCTCTCCCCTTTTAGGATCCCACCAAAGGAGGTCGTCTCGTTTTACGCCACCTGGACGGGAGCACACAGTTGATCTTTTtcaaccacagaccttatttgaAGGCATAAAACTGAAGAAACCTGTTCGAGAAGACGGAACCAGAAGTGCAAAGATCCGGACTCACTTTAGAACTCATTCCTGCAGAactctgtttctgttatttattaattttttcatgttgttgctCCATTCACAtagttgtttttccttttttggttCATCATTTATATATTTGCTTAGACCTGATTGGTTGATTTGATGCTTTTGTTCATCTGTGCCACACCTGACTGGTCGTCTGCCGTAAAGGAGAATAACCAAGTCAAAGACGTTCTGGCCGTCAGTCAACCAGAAACCGCagctcattaaaacatgaattatctgtttcgtgtttttgtttttttttttttttgtttttttttttttggatgtgaCGATATACTGATCAGGGCTCCGTTCATTTCACTCTCAACTCGGTTGGCGCTGATGCATTTGAACCTGTGTTAAACCGGGCTGAAAGTGACGTGATGTCACCCCTTGTGACATATCATTTAACGATGTCTGtcttgcccttttttttaaaaaattaaaatacacaataatTATCGCAAGAGCGAtactgatttatatttatatcatttcTGTTGTATGTTATGGAACAGTAAAATTATGATTGTGAGATAAAGCAGTGTGTCGTTCTTCTTTGAatatgtgttggtgtgtgtgtgtgtgtgtgtgtgtgtgtgtgtgtgtgtgtgtgtgtgtgtgtgtgtgaggaacaTCCTTTCCTGTATGCAGCTGTCCTTCACTGACACCTGTGACACCATTTACCAATTATGAAAAGAGTGGAAAATGCACAGAATGATGGAGGGAGGTTGGAGGTCATGAGAATGTCTGGGATTCATTATAATTGATAGAATTTATTGTTTCAGAGTTTCAAAGAGAATGAGAAATACtcctgaaaatgatttttccaACACTTTTACACATTCAAACTGGTCTGACTGTCCTTTGAGGAATAATTCAGTGTTCATTCCCATCAAGTCCATCTTTTCAAAAAGTGTCAAATTAGGATGTGCAGTATGTAAAAGGTATTGTCCACACCTGCATCAGGAGAAACCACTTTAATTGTATTGACATGCATTTTCTTTGGTGTTTCAACAGTCAGGTGGTACAATCTTCCAAACATATATGAAGAACAAAACtactctttttcctctttaatatataataatccCAACTTTAAATGTCGtatatattattacattttcacttACTGCAAACACAGTGAAGACACAAACGTGAACGTGGCTGGTAAAGCTGTTGAAATGTTCCTTTCTAGAGCAATGATTGAAGTTGATGATCATATATTGGTTTCTTGTAATGAACTTCGGGTTCAACAATCCGActtgacagttttattttctaagaAGTCACTGCCACTGTCACAGAAACTGTGCCGCCGTCAACCGAGAACGTCATCGCTTGTCGACGGAAGATTTAATACATCGACGGaaattgaaagaaaacatcataaAAGTGAAATCAcaccatgcaaaaaaaaaaaaaaaaaaaaggattttactTCACATCTGATGAGCAGCATGTAGTGTATATGTCAGGCCATGGAAGAGTCCATACTGAGTGTAGTGGGACACAGCTGAAGTGTTCATGTTGCTCATCAGAGACACCTGCAGGTTAATCCACACTTCATGTTCAGTCTCACAACACTTAGAATGATTTgcaagtgttgtgtttatacaTGTTGAGTGAGAACTGGTTCGACTGTTGGAGTGTAAAGTCAGACCATGTCAGCTTTTAATAAATGATGCAATGTAGATTGAACGGATTGTCTTTAAAGAGGGGCAGCACTTAAAGCTTATCTGTTCCATTTCACAGACAGTGTATACTGAGCGCAGGGCAGAGAGGGGGTGCTATCTCACCACTGCACATGAAGAGGAACTTCTTCCACCTTCAGAGACCAACATGGCcgaacaggtgaaaacaatgtCAGAGCTGCAGTTCCTCTAATAGCCACTGGATGTCAGTCTAAAACAACAAGTGTCAAATTATAgccaaaaacaaagtgaataatCTTTTATTCTCACTTCTTCATTTGAATTCTATTATTATCTATCTTAATCGATCATTCTATAtggttgtgtcttttttttttttaactgcgtTATTAATGAAAAAATTATGTACTGATAATGTACTTTAACAATCCTGTAGGTTCATGTAATGGCAATCAGGTTTAAAGAATCACTTCACCCAAGAATATTACAAAGCCACCTGCCAAAAACCAAACACCTACTGTATGTTATGTTTTTAAGATACAGTTGCAAAGATTGATCCCAAATTCCCTGCGTGCCAGCTGTTCTTAGATTCAGGGggggataaaaataaaagaattatCAGTCCGACACATTTGAAGAGCATTTGAATTGTTGATTcatattgtaattttttttatatactaGCTTTTTTCCCTCCCGAAACATTTTACAGGCCGAACAGAACCTCATGGCAGGCCAGCTTTGTTCTGTGAGCTACACTTTGGGCGGATGATAGGCACTTCCCACTTTCTTCTATATAGGTGGAAAAGGTGTCATCTTGGCCATAACTATAAGCCTAATCCAAGATGGCAGCCCTGAAGTTTCAATATACATTAAGCTGATGGCACGATGCCCTGTCTTGGGTTTCTGGCAGTGGTGGGCGAAGGAGGAAGATAAAATGcatttggcaaaaacaaaaaagaaactggcAAGTGTTAAAGTCACGTGGGTCACTCTTCAGTCCctagagacagagaggcagggaaCCTTCGTTGTTTGGACTCATTTGACCTCCATGACCCTTCCTCACGGCTGCTGTCAAACAGGGTTAGGCTGACACATGGGCGTgatattattactttattagaAATCTGATGCACGTCGGAGTAAGGCCCATATCTCAGCCAAAGCCTGGTCCGCGGGGCAGCCCGGCCGAGCTCCCTGCGCTGCTCTCAGCTGCTCAGCAGGACGATGATGTAGATGAGGAGCAGACAGATGAGGATGAGGGTGAAGTTGACGAAGAGCTCCTGCAGGTTCCTCTTGGCCTGTGGGTTCACCTCGATCTGAGACGCTCGGCGGATGGCCGACTTGGTCATGTGCTGGACGCGCTCCATGGAGGCGGCGGGCTGGTTAGATCTTGACGAGCTGGGTCacgggaggagagagagagagagtgtccaGTCAGGCTGCTGGGCCTGTTTGCACTGTGGGAGGGGAGCTGACCAGCGAAGGCAGGGAATCGATTTGCTCGCTGATGTCTGGAGATGAGCTCGGGTCAGGTGTTTCAGGCCTGACGCAGTTCAGTCCTGGTTGCTGCACTTCAGTTCTTGTCTTGTCTCTTCTCTGGGctggagagaaagggaaaaccacagacagacagaaggaagaaCAGGTTGTTAAAGGCACCGTTCGCTGTTCGGTTTACCCTCTGAACTCGAGCTGAAGACACTTGAGCAGCCTCCTCCGGGCGTGATGATAAGACAGCTGCTGAAAGGCGCCAGCTGAGCCTGATGATGTGTTAAGCCGAACGGCAGGAGGAGTAACAGCAGCATGACATCACATGACAGTGAAGCAGACATCTCGATGAAGGATATTATCTAATTATGTACGGTACATTTTAGTAGGGGTACCTTCTGAAGCAAACAGTGGTGATTACATTCCTGCATTTCACCAAATGAAGTGAACCTTTGAGGCGTTTAATCGCCAGAGGACACAGTAGCTTAAAGGGGCAGTTACATGATGTGACGATgtgtaaagctgctgtgagcatTGTCGTCATTTaagctgacttcctgtcttgtTTTGGAAATCGCCTCCGTCCTCTGTGTCATGTGTCACCACATGAAACCTGCAGCAGTAATCCTTCACATTCCCTGTATCTGTAAATGAGGCTAAAAACTGCGATCCTTTTACTCTACCTgaacaactcacacacacacatacaaacacacacacgcactgaacATCTACCCCTCTAATTCTCTCATCCTCGTCTGCTAAAATAACACCCACACTGACAACGGTGATTTATGATTTAACCCCCCTTACATTCCTCAGATAGagtcttcattttctcttccagaTTTTAACAAAAACTATTAAGCCAGAATGTAATCTCCTGGAAACATATTATAAATCAGGAAGTAAAGCTCAGGAAATAGATCTTAATCTCATTTCTCTGTGACAAAAATTAAATATGCatgtattcattcatccatGGATTCTGTGGATCCACAGCGCTCCCCAGTGGTGAGCCCTGGTAAGAGTTGTAGTTTGTGTTGCGTTTGAAGTACATTCCCTGTTACAGTACTATTTGGCCAGAACTAAAAGGAAAGTGTGCAAGTAATTATTTCTGCTGTATACTCAAGTGTTTAACCAAGTgctattattttttaatgttgatgattaaatgattcatgtgatttgtgtttAAGACAGACgatttgaaacatttcagttaGTTGCCATGAGTTTTAGACATGTTATCTTCTCTAAAGTGTGAACACTGGCAGCCCTGCCTCCAGGGTACGCCCTGTCAGAGTTGACAAAGCAGAAGGTCATTCTACTCTTTACTCTCAACTCTTtaattcactttatttttactCCACCAGCTCTTTTCTACTTCACGTTTTACTCTCTTCAAGACATCactcttaaagtgaaactctcgccaaaattcaactgaggctttttttgtgaatgtatatgagtcatataaaagcataattacgacaaaaagaggcacttttaagatttaccgtagtttcgtttttcgggtcaaactcattttaaatgggagtgctatGGGACCACATGGAAACTATGGTCCAACATACATGTTGTGACATGTGGTGCTATGTAGAGCACCCGTTGAAAACACGCACCACAGTCACTGCATTATCATCCTTTCACACAACCAATACGTTCATAACTTACCCTTGGTGTCAAAGAGTGCGAGTCAACCCGTGTAAATTCCCATGTGAAACCTATGGGATAACTTGTGAAGCCTATGTGATT
This genomic interval from Acanthopagrus latus isolate v.2019 chromosome 24, fAcaLat1.1, whole genome shotgun sequence contains the following:
- the pln gene encoding cardiac phospholamban isoform X4, translated to MERVQHMTKSAIRRASQIEVNPQAKRNLQELFVNFTLILICLLLIYIIVLLSS
- the pln gene encoding cardiac phospholamban isoform X2; translated protein: MKPFVAPEKAACNLKLRGVALIDLLKKSPAERCISDISLSNSKQPCSHLQAQRRDKTRTEVQQPGLNCVRPETPDPSSSPDISEQIDSLPSLVSSPPTVQTGPAA
- the pln gene encoding cardiac phospholamban isoform X3, producing the protein MGPAERCISDISLSNSKQPCSHLQAQRRDKTRTEVQQPGLNCVRPETPDPSSSPDISEQIDSLPSLVSSPPTVQTGPAA